Proteins from a genomic interval of Medicago truncatula cultivar Jemalong A17 chromosome 3, MtrunA17r5.0-ANR, whole genome shotgun sequence:
- the LOC11444276 gene encoding cell division cycle 20.2, cofactor of APC complex, with translation MASGSLSSSAIKTQTRFPLQEHLRRKTSKENLDRFIPNRSAMDFDYAHYMVTEGVKARGKENPEVCSPSREAYRKLLGEALNMNRTRILAFKNKPPTPPVDFFSHEIITSSTLRQDKTIKPRRVIPQTSERILDAPDIVDDYYLNLLDWGSANVLAIGLGNTVYLWDASNGSTSELVTVDDEDGPITSVSWAPDGRHIGIGLNNSEVQLWDTASDRQLRTLKGGHRQQRVGSLAWNNHILTTGGMDGRIINNDVRIRAHIVETYRGHEREVCGLKWSASGQQLASGGNDNQLYIWDRSTSTSRSPTQWLHRLEDHTSAVKALAWCPFQANLLATGGGSGDETIKFWNTHTGACLNSIDTGSQVCSLLWNKNERELLSSHGFTQNQLTLWKYPSMVKIAELNGHTSRVLHMAQNPDGCTVATAAADETLRFWNAFGTPEVATKAAPKARAEPFSHVSRIR, from the exons ATGGCTTCAGGTTCTTTGAGTTCTTCTGCCATCAAAACCCAAACACGTTTTCCTCTTCAGGAACACTTACGGAGAAAGacttcaaaagaaaat TTGGATAGATTCATACCGAATAGATCAGCTATGGATTTCGATTATGCGCACTACATGGTGACTGAAGGGGTTAAAGCTAGAGGTAAGGAAAACCCAGAAGTGTGCTCCCCTTCCAGAGAAGCTTACAGGAAGCTACTTGGAGAAGCTTTAAACATGAACAGGACCAGAATTCTAGCTTTTAAGAACAAGCCACCTACGCCGCCAGTTGATTTCTTCTCTCATGAGATCATTACTTCATCAACTCTTCGACAAGATAAAACCATCAAGCCCCGGCGAGTTATTCCTCAg ACTTCTGAGAGGATATTGGATGCTCCAGACATTGTGGATGATTATTACCTCAATTTACTGGATTGGGGAAGTGCCAATGTTCTTGCAATTGGATTAGGAAACACAGTGTATTTATGGGATGCATCAAACGGTTCCACTTCAGAACTCGTTAccgttgatgatgaagatggcCCTATCACATCTGTAAGTTGGGCTCCAGATGGGCGTCATATTGGCATTGGTTTGAACAACTCTGAAGTGCAGCTATGGGATACAGCTTCAGATAGACAG TTGAGAACTTTGAAAGGTGGGCATAGGCAGCAGCGAGTAGGGTCTTTGGCATGGAATAACCACATACTCACAACAGGAGGGATGGATGGTAGAATTATCAATAATGATGTAAGAATTAGAGCACATATTGTTGAAACATACAGAGGGCATGAACGAGAAGTTTGCGGATTGAAATGGTCGGCTTCTGGTCAACAATTAGCCAGTGGAGGGAATGATAATCAACTTTATATCTGGGATAGAAGTACATCAACTTCTAGGTCTCCAACACAGTGGCTTCACAGGCTTGAAGATCATACATCTGCAGTAAAAGCTCTTGCTTGGTGTCCTTTCCAAGCGAATTTGCTAGCTACTGGTGGAGGCAGTGGCGATGAAACCATCAAGTTTTGGAATACCCACACAGGTGCATGCTTGAACTCAATCGACACTGGGTCTCAGGTATGTTCCCTGTTGTGGAACAAGAATGAGAGGGAGCTACTCAGCTCTCATGGTTTTACACAGAATCAGCTAACACTTTGGAAATATCCTTCAATGGTGAAGATAGCAGAACTCAATGGTCACACTTCAAGAGTTCTTCATATGGCGCAGAACCCGGATGGTTGCACAGTGGCAACAGCTGCGGCGGATGAAACCTTGAGGTTTTGGAATGCTTTTGGCACTCCAGAAGTAGCAACAAAAGCTGCACCGAAAGCAAGAGCTGAGCCGTTTTCACATGTGAGCCGCATTCGATAA